TTCAACTTCTCGATCATGTGACCTGCACGTAAAATGTTGAACCAAACGCTACTTGCCCCTAACGGTCCATTAAGGCCCGTAGGAGGAAGTAACCCGTTAGTACCATAAATTCTTTTGATAATCGAAACCCATAGCGAGTTTGGTTCGATTTTGGCCCTCCAAAACCATTTACACAAGAGTGCAAGATTTCTCCCCCTAAGAGATCCGATGTTTAAACCCCCCCTCGTCATATGGTAAGAGAGTATCATCCCATTTGACCCACGTTAATTTTGTGCTCTCCCCCGATCCCCCCCCCCCAAAGTTCCTCCTAATGCTCTCTAATTTTTTAATGACACTCAACGGGGCACGAAAAAGCGAGAAATAATAGCGCTAAACTACTAAGAACCGATTTCACGAGCGTAAGCCTTCCACCATACGATACCGTTCTAGCTTTCCAATTCGCAAGTTTTGTGTTGAACTTATCGATCACCGGATTCCAACTTTGCTCTCTATTCATATTTTTACCAACCGGGAGCCCGAGGTAAGTAAACGGGAATTTATCCACTTTACAATTAACACGAGAAGCCATGCATGTAACCTCATCCATTGTAACACCCAAACCATAAAGTTGACTTTCATGAAAGTTGATCTTAAGACCCGAGATGTTGTCAACACATTTGAGAGTTGTCATAAGATTACAAAAGTTAAGACTATG
The window above is part of the Rutidosis leptorrhynchoides isolate AG116_Rl617_1_P2 chromosome 1, CSIRO_AGI_Rlap_v1, whole genome shotgun sequence genome. Proteins encoded here:
- the LOC139886429 gene encoding uncharacterized protein, whose amino-acid sequence is MTTLKCVDNISGLKINFHESQLYGLGVTMDEVTCMASRVNCKVDKFPFTYLGLPVGKNMNREQSWNPVIDKFNTKLANWKARTVSYGGRLTLVKSVLSSLALLFLAFSCPVECH